The Gillisia sp. Hel_I_86 genome has a segment encoding these proteins:
- a CDS encoding penicillin-binding protein 1A, whose amino-acid sequence MANPSKKTTAKKSTGFRKYIVGFWTLFGAGILLIIVLFLLAGWGAFGKMPKFEELENPETNLATEIFSSNGETLGKYYSENRTPIKYDDLPDHLIEALVATEDERYYQHSGIDAQGTLRAAVFLGTRGGASTITQQLAKLLFTEDVSKNFLERVIQKFKEYIIAIRLERQYTKEEIITMYFNKYDFIYQAVGIRSAAKIYFDKEAKDLKLEEAAVLVAMLKNSALYNPVRRPELVEQRRNQVFKQMERNGFLTREEKDSLQQIPMKITFTPQGHDEGIATYFRVYLQGFMKNWIEKNPKVDGTNYNIYRDGLRIYTSIDSRMQEFAEDAVAKHMANLQKEFDRQNKSNKTAPFRDIDEDEVANIMKNAMRVSERWHKMEAQGKSREEIVKSFDVKSEMRVFSWKGAKDTIMTPRDSILYYKSFLQAGMMSMTPQTGEVKAWVGGIDFKSFKYEHVKQAKRQVGSTFKPFVYATAIDQLKLSPCDTLPRNHFTIEAGKMGTQSDWSPRNSDGKYEGMLTLKSALANSVNTISARLIAQTGPRPVIELLNKLGVDTKDIPAVPSIALGTADMSLFEMVSAYSTFANEGVYVKPVIVNRIEDKNGTVLYQHVPEAKDVMSKETAYVTVNLMEGVTQGGSGTRLRGNWAVNNDFYKRAMTGYPYDFKNPIAGKTGTTQNQSDGWFMGMVPNLVTGVWVGGEDRAVHFPGITYGQGATMALPIWGMYMKDVYTEKDLGVSSGAFPRPENLSIEINCDEYKQNQNGSQRIPDELEF is encoded by the coding sequence ATGGCAAACCCTTCGAAAAAGACAACCGCTAAAAAATCAACTGGTTTTAGAAAATATATTGTAGGATTCTGGACCCTTTTTGGTGCCGGAATTTTATTGATCATTGTTTTGTTCTTGCTTGCCGGATGGGGGGCATTTGGAAAAATGCCAAAATTCGAAGAACTGGAAAACCCAGAAACCAACTTGGCGACAGAAATATTTTCTTCAAATGGAGAAACTCTTGGGAAATATTATAGCGAGAACAGAACTCCTATTAAATATGATGACCTTCCAGATCATTTAATAGAAGCCCTTGTTGCCACTGAAGATGAACGTTATTATCAGCATTCTGGAATAGATGCTCAAGGGACTTTAAGGGCTGCAGTGTTTTTAGGGACTCGTGGCGGGGCAAGTACCATTACACAGCAATTGGCAAAACTATTGTTTACAGAAGATGTTTCTAAAAACTTTCTTGAAAGGGTGATTCAGAAGTTCAAGGAATACATCATCGCCATCCGCTTGGAACGTCAGTATACCAAAGAAGAGATTATAACCATGTACTTTAACAAGTACGATTTTATTTATCAGGCAGTAGGAATTCGTTCTGCCGCAAAGATTTATTTTGACAAAGAGGCAAAGGACTTAAAACTGGAAGAAGCCGCCGTGTTGGTCGCCATGCTAAAAAATTCAGCATTATATAATCCCGTAAGAAGACCAGAACTTGTAGAGCAAAGAAGAAACCAGGTTTTCAAACAAATGGAAAGAAACGGGTTTCTAACAAGGGAGGAAAAGGACTCTTTACAGCAAATCCCAATGAAAATCACCTTTACTCCACAGGGACATGATGAAGGAATTGCTACTTATTTTAGGGTATATCTACAAGGCTTTATGAAAAATTGGATCGAGAAAAATCCAAAAGTAGATGGTACCAATTATAACATTTATCGCGATGGATTAAGGATCTACACCAGTATAGATTCTAGAATGCAAGAGTTTGCCGAAGATGCTGTAGCGAAGCACATGGCTAACCTTCAGAAAGAATTCGACCGACAAAATAAGTCCAATAAAACGGCCCCGTTTAGGGATATAGATGAAGATGAGGTTGCAAATATTATGAAAAATGCCATGAGGGTTTCTGAAAGATGGCATAAAATGGAAGCCCAAGGAAAATCTAGGGAGGAGATTGTAAAATCTTTCGATGTGAAAAGCGAAATGAGGGTCTTTAGTTGGAAAGGTGCCAAGGATACCATCATGACACCAAGAGATTCTATTTTATATTACAAATCTTTCTTACAGGCCGGAATGATGTCCATGACCCCACAAACTGGGGAAGTTAAAGCTTGGGTAGGAGGAATAGATTTCAAGAGCTTTAAGTATGAGCATGTTAAGCAAGCAAAAAGGCAAGTAGGCTCCACTTTTAAGCCTTTTGTATATGCTACAGCGATAGATCAGTTAAAATTATCCCCTTGCGACACCTTGCCAAGAAACCATTTTACTATAGAAGCCGGTAAAATGGGAACACAAAGTGATTGGTCCCCAAGAAATAGTGATGGTAAATATGAAGGCATGCTGACCCTTAAAAGCGCTCTTGCAAATTCTGTGAATACCATTTCGGCAAGATTGATCGCTCAAACCGGACCTCGCCCGGTTATAGAATTATTGAATAAGCTAGGAGTAGATACCAAAGATATTCCTGCCGTGCCTTCCATTGCCTTAGGAACTGCAGATATGAGCTTGTTCGAAATGGTTTCAGCCTATAGCACTTTTGCAAATGAGGGAGTGTATGTAAAACCTGTGATTGTAAATAGAATAGAAGACAAGAACGGTACGGTACTTTATCAGCATGTGCCGGAAGCCAAGGATGTAATGAGCAAGGAAACCGCTTATGTTACGGTAAACCTTATGGAAGGAGTTACTCAAGGTGGGTCTGGTACCAGATTAAGAGGGAATTGGGCAGTAAACAATGATTTTTATAAAAGAGCGATGACGGGTTATCCATATGATTTCAAGAATCCGATTGCAGGTAAAACGGGTACTACACAAAATCAAAGTGACGGATGGTTTATGGGAATGGTACCTAATTTGGTTACCGGAGTTTGGGTTGGTGGAGAAGATCGTGCGGTACACTTTCCTGGAATTACTTATGGGCAAGGAGCTACCATGGCATTGCCTATTTGGGGAATGTACATGAAAGATGTTTATACTGAAAAAGATCTTGGTGTTTCCAGTGGAGCTTTTCCAAGGCCAGAAAATTTATCCATTGAAATAAATTGTGATGAATACAAGCAGAATCAAAATGGTTCTCAAAGGATCCCAGACGAGCTGGAATTTTAA
- a CDS encoding gliding motility lipoprotein GldH: MPRSFFFILSLVCLFIACDEDRVFDEYKSLPNQWNKDSIITFNLQNIDSVQRYNLFFNIRNNNDFQYSNLFLISEIQFPEGKVITDTLEYEMAAPDGKWLGTGFGDVKENKLWYKEQVQFPESGKYKVSIQHAMRKNGNEKGIENLKGITEVGFRIEKIPN, encoded by the coding sequence ATGCCTAGATCGTTTTTTTTTATTCTATCCCTAGTTTGTCTTTTTATTGCCTGTGATGAGGATCGGGTATTCGACGAATATAAAAGTCTGCCCAATCAATGGAATAAAGACTCGATTATTACGTTTAATCTTCAAAATATAGATTCTGTACAGCGTTACAATTTATTTTTCAATATTAGAAACAACAACGATTTTCAATACAGTAATTTGTTTTTAATTTCGGAGATCCAGTTTCCAGAAGGCAAGGTGATTACAGATACTTTGGAATATGAAATGGCGGCTCCGGATGGTAAATGGCTGGGCACGGGATTTGGCGATGTAAAAGAAAATAAACTTTGGTACAAAGAACAAGTTCAGTTCCCAGAGTCGGGAAAATACAAGGTTTCCATCCAACATGCAATGCGCAAGAATGGAAACGAAAAAGGAATAGAAAACCTTAAAGGGATCACAGAAGTAGGTTTTCGAATAGAAAAGATCCCTAATTAA
- a CDS encoding stage 0 sporulation family protein, giving the protein MGCSTCATGKDGQPKGCKNNGTCGTDGCNKLTVFDWLANMSLPNGVEPFNCVEVRFKNGRKQFFHNPENLTLSIGDVVATEAAPGHDVGVVTLTGELVRVQMKKKKVKEDSEEVLKIYRKASQRDIDVWQEARDKEDKMKVRAREIAIRLDLRMKISDIEFQGDGSKATFYYTAEERVDFRQLIKEFAREFNTRIEMRQIGFRQEAARLGGIGSCGRELCCSTWLTDFRSVNTSAARYQQLSLNPQKLAGQCGKLKCCLNYELDTYLDALKDFPKTDTKLYTKKGTAVCQKIDIFQGVLWYAYEGEWMNWHKLTAEQASKIVKANIAKEPIASLEEYEVFVEVAKASKTDYTNVVGQDSLTRFDTPKAKTNKRRKNKRRKGKPSKNA; this is encoded by the coding sequence ATGGGATGCAGTACTTGCGCGACCGGGAAAGATGGTCAGCCTAAAGGATGTAAAAATAATGGTACCTGTGGTACCGATGGGTGCAATAAATTAACTGTTTTTGATTGGCTTGCCAACATGTCTTTACCCAATGGGGTAGAGCCATTTAACTGCGTTGAGGTTCGATTTAAAAACGGTAGAAAACAATTTTTTCATAATCCCGAAAATTTAACCTTGAGCATTGGAGATGTGGTAGCTACAGAAGCTGCACCGGGCCACGATGTTGGTGTGGTAACGCTTACCGGGGAATTGGTTAGGGTTCAGATGAAAAAGAAGAAGGTTAAAGAGGATAGTGAAGAAGTACTTAAAATATATAGAAAAGCTTCCCAGCGGGATATAGATGTATGGCAGGAAGCTAGGGACAAAGAAGATAAAATGAAGGTTCGTGCCAGGGAAATAGCTATTAGGCTAGATCTACGCATGAAGATTAGCGATATCGAATTTCAAGGAGATGGTTCTAAAGCCACTTTTTATTATACCGCAGAAGAACGAGTGGATTTCCGTCAGTTAATTAAGGAATTTGCCAGGGAATTCAATACCCGTATTGAAATGCGCCAAATCGGTTTCCGGCAGGAAGCAGCCAGACTAGGCGGAATTGGATCCTGCGGAAGGGAATTGTGTTGTTCTACTTGGTTAACAGACTTTAGATCTGTAAATACTTCGGCAGCAAGATATCAGCAACTTTCATTGAATCCTCAAAAATTAGCGGGCCAATGCGGAAAGTTGAAGTGCTGTTTAAATTATGAGTTGGACACGTATTTAGATGCATTGAAAGATTTTCCGAAGACAGATACCAAACTATACACTAAAAAAGGTACAGCGGTATGTCAAAAAATAGACATTTTTCAAGGAGTATTATGGTACGCTTATGAAGGGGAATGGATGAACTGGCATAAACTAACGGCAGAGCAGGCTTCTAAAATTGTTAAAGCAAACATTGCGAAAGAACCTATTGCCAGTTTAGAGGAATATGAAGTATTTGTAGAGGTTGCAAAAGCATCCAAAACAGATTATACCAACGTGGTGGGGCAGGATAGTTTAACGAGGTTTGACACCCCAAAGGCTAAAACCAATAAACGTAGAAAGAATAAACGTAGGAAAGGTAAACCTTCTAAAAATGCCTAG
- a CDS encoding rhodanese-related sulfurtransferase: protein MQLYNKLSAKERATLIEEAGEDRLTLSFYAYAKIGNPKLFRNYLFLAWDAMEVLGRIYVAHEGINAQLSVPAKKFNEFKNFLDSIYFLEKIRLNIAIEHDLKSFLKLKVKVRDKILADGLEDESFDVTNKGVHVDADKFNELLDDPNTILVDMRNHYESEIGHFKGAITPDVDTFRDSLSIIEEDLKEHKEDKNLVMYCTGGIRCEKASAYYKHKGFKKVFQLEGGIIEYARQVENRSLENKFVGKNFVFDHRRGERITGEVISNCHQCGKACDTHVNCANEACHLLFIQCEECSKAMDTCCSAKCKEINALPYEEQKALRKGIPNSNKIFKKGRSEVLKYKH from the coding sequence ATGCAACTGTACAATAAACTAAGCGCAAAGGAAAGAGCAACTCTTATCGAGGAAGCCGGGGAAGACCGGTTAACACTTTCCTTTTACGCCTACGCCAAAATTGGAAACCCAAAATTATTTAGGAATTATTTGTTCCTTGCCTGGGATGCGATGGAGGTTTTAGGGAGGATTTATGTCGCCCATGAGGGTATAAATGCTCAACTTTCAGTCCCGGCGAAGAAATTCAACGAATTCAAAAACTTCTTGGACAGCATTTATTTCCTTGAAAAAATACGATTGAATATCGCAATAGAACATGATCTAAAATCTTTTTTGAAGCTAAAAGTGAAAGTTAGGGATAAGATCTTGGCAGATGGTCTGGAAGACGAAAGTTTTGATGTCACCAATAAAGGGGTACATGTTGATGCCGACAAATTTAATGAGCTTCTGGATGATCCCAATACCATTTTAGTGGATATGCGTAATCACTATGAGAGCGAAATAGGGCATTTTAAAGGTGCTATCACTCCAGATGTGGATACTTTTCGGGATTCTTTATCAATTATTGAAGAAGATCTTAAAGAGCATAAGGAAGACAAGAACCTGGTGATGTATTGCACAGGGGGGATTCGATGTGAAAAGGCCAGTGCCTATTACAAGCACAAAGGATTTAAAAAGGTTTTTCAGCTAGAAGGCGGAATTATAGAATATGCCAGACAAGTTGAAAACCGCTCTTTAGAGAACAAATTTGTGGGCAAAAACTTCGTGTTCGATCATAGACGGGGAGAACGGATTACAGGTGAAGTTATTTCCAATTGTCACCAATGCGGAAAAGCCTGTGACACCCATGTAAATTGTGCAAACGAAGCCTGTCATTTGTTGTTTATTCAGTGTGAAGAATGTTCCAAAGCAATGGACACGTGTTGTTCTGCTAAATGTAAAGAAATAAATGCACTTCCTTATGAAGAACAAAAAGCACTTAGAAAAGGGATACCAAATAGCAACAAGATCTTTAAAAAAGGAAGGTCTGAAGTATTAAAATACAAGCATTAA
- a CDS encoding ferredoxin: MVIVTLQRNKCIGCNYCVEMASLQFQMSKKDGKSVLLNSIEKKGFFTLKSHDNSIFEDCLQAQKACPVKIITVKQV; encoded by the coding sequence ATGGTTATTGTTACTTTACAGAGAAACAAATGCATAGGTTGTAATTATTGCGTGGAAATGGCATCGTTACAATTTCAGATGTCTAAAAAAGACGGAAAAAGTGTTTTGTTGAATTCAATTGAAAAAAAGGGGTTTTTCACACTTAAATCCCATGATAACAGTATTTTTGAAGATTGTTTACAAGCACAAAAAGCTTGTCCGGTTAAGATTATCACCGTGAAACAAGTATGA
- a CDS encoding peptidase U32 family protein, producing MTSTGKIELMAPAGNFESLQAALDNGADSIYFGVEQLNMRARASINFTLKDLSEITRRCKGKNVRTYLTLNTIIYDHDLSLVKTLLDAAKNAGVTAVIAMDQAVIAYARQINMEVHISTQINITNIETVKFYSLFADTMVMSRELSLRQVKKICDQIKKEEIKGPSGNLVEVEVFGHGALCMAVSGKCYLSLHSYNSSANRGACKQNCRKKYTVTDQETGFEIELDNEYMMSPKDLCTLDFLDQVIDTGVKVLKVEGRGRSPEYVATVIKTYREAIDAYYDDTYTKEKVVTWMGELEKVYNRGFWSGYYLGQKLGEWSDGSGSQATQKKVYVGKGVHYFPKAGIAEFKIEAYDIMLGDKLLVTGPTTGAKEFHLTGIMVNDKNSENAKKGDSCTIPLDFRIRLSDKLYKIVPS from the coding sequence ATGACCAGTACGGGAAAAATCGAATTAATGGCTCCGGCGGGGAACTTTGAGTCTCTCCAGGCAGCCTTGGATAATGGGGCAGATTCCATTTATTTTGGGGTGGAACAATTAAATATGCGGGCCCGGGCGAGCATTAACTTTACACTTAAGGACCTTTCCGAAATCACACGAAGATGTAAGGGAAAAAATGTAAGGACTTACCTTACCCTCAATACTATTATTTACGATCACGATTTATCTCTAGTTAAAACCTTGCTGGACGCTGCCAAGAATGCAGGCGTAACAGCAGTAATCGCGATGGATCAGGCGGTGATAGCTTATGCACGCCAAATAAACATGGAGGTGCATATTTCTACCCAGATCAATATAACAAACATAGAGACCGTTAAATTCTATTCCCTTTTTGCCGACACTATGGTGATGAGCAGGGAGCTTAGTTTGCGACAGGTCAAGAAGATTTGTGACCAAATAAAGAAGGAGGAGATTAAAGGACCTTCCGGTAATTTGGTTGAAGTAGAGGTTTTTGGCCACGGGGCTTTGTGCATGGCGGTTTCGGGGAAATGTTACCTGAGTTTGCATTCCTATAATTCTTCGGCCAACCGGGGTGCCTGCAAGCAAAATTGCAGAAAGAAATATACGGTTACCGATCAGGAAACAGGTTTTGAAATAGAATTGGACAATGAGTACATGATGTCCCCAAAGGATCTATGTACGTTGGATTTTTTGGATCAGGTGATAGATACGGGAGTAAAAGTTCTAAAGGTTGAAGGTAGGGGAAGATCACCGGAATACGTGGCTACGGTAATTAAAACTTACCGGGAGGCTATAGATGCCTATTACGATGACACATATACCAAAGAAAAAGTAGTCACCTGGATGGGGGAGCTGGAGAAAGTATATAACCGTGGTTTCTGGAGCGGATATTATCTTGGGCAAAAGTTGGGGGAATGGAGTGATGGATCTGGTTCTCAGGCTACCCAAAAGAAAGTTTATGTAGGGAAAGGGGTACATTATTTTCCAAAAGCGGGTATTGCCGAATTTAAAATTGAGGCCTACGATATTATGTTAGGCGATAAATTATTGGTGACCGGGCCAACTACCGGGGCCAAAGAATTTCATTTAACCGGGATAATGGTAAATGATAAGAATTCTGAAAATGCTAAAAAAGGGGATTCCTGTACTATTCCTTTGGATTTTAGAATACGTCTTTCAGATAAATTATATAAAATAGTACCCTCATAA
- the recA gene encoding recombinase RecA — MSNEKEKEAKLKALKLTLDKMDKTYGKGTVMKMSDQAVSDVEAISTGSLGLNVALGVGGYPRGRVIEIYGPESSGKTTLTLHAIAEAQKAGGIAAFIDAEHAFDRYYAGNLGVDIENLIISQPDNGEQALEITDNLIRSGAIDIIVIDSVAALTPKSEIEGEMGDSKMGLHARLMSQALRKLTASISKTNCTVIFINQLREKIGVMFGNPETTTGGNALKFYASVRLDIRRSTQIKDSNSNVMGNKTRVKVVKNKVAPPFRMAEFDIMYGEGISKIGEIIDIGVDYEIIKKSGSWFSYEDTKLGQGRDAVKAILKDNPDLMDELEEKITNAIKVAKEQ; from the coding sequence ATGAGCAACGAAAAAGAAAAAGAAGCAAAGTTAAAAGCCTTGAAACTAACCTTGGATAAGATGGACAAAACTTATGGAAAGGGAACGGTAATGAAAATGAGCGACCAAGCGGTTTCAGATGTAGAAGCTATTTCCACAGGATCTTTAGGTCTTAATGTTGCTTTAGGTGTTGGCGGATATCCAAGAGGTAGAGTGATCGAGATCTACGGGCCAGAATCTTCTGGAAAAACCACGCTTACCCTTCATGCAATTGCAGAAGCCCAAAAAGCTGGGGGAATTGCGGCTTTTATTGATGCAGAACACGCGTTTGACAGGTATTATGCTGGGAATCTTGGGGTAGATATTGAAAACCTAATTATTTCACAACCAGATAACGGAGAACAAGCGCTGGAAATTACCGATAATTTGATTCGTTCTGGTGCAATAGATATTATTGTAATAGATTCTGTAGCTGCACTTACCCCTAAAAGTGAAATCGAAGGGGAAATGGGGGATTCTAAAATGGGATTGCACGCACGGCTAATGTCCCAGGCTTTAAGAAAACTTACAGCGAGTATTAGCAAAACCAATTGTACGGTAATTTTTATTAATCAACTTCGAGAAAAAATTGGAGTAATGTTTGGAAATCCAGAAACCACCACTGGTGGAAATGCCCTTAAATTTTACGCTTCAGTGAGATTGGACATTAGAAGGTCCACTCAAATAAAAGATAGCAACAGCAACGTAATGGGCAATAAAACCCGTGTTAAGGTTGTGAAAAATAAAGTTGCCCCACCTTTTAGAATGGCGGAATTTGATATCATGTACGGCGAAGGAATCTCCAAAATCGGGGAAATTATAGATATTGGAGTGGATTATGAGATCATTAAAAAAAGTGGCTCATGGTTTAGTTACGAAGACACCAAGCTGGGACAAGGCCGCGATGCCGTAAAAGCCATTCTTAAAGATAATCCAGATCTAATGGATGAATTGGAAGAAAAGATCACCAATGCCATTAAAGTAGCAAAAGAGCAATAA
- a CDS encoding RNA polymerase sigma factor gives MSLEQLIHNCKKKDIKAQEQLYRLYANKLFAVCLKYSNSYQQAEDNLQDGFIIIFSKIKQYQDKGSFEGWMKRVMINNTLQKYRKQTVFELVNEEQLKEPEVEIDDELVSVDYLLKIIQELPDRYRQVFNFYALDGYSHKEIAEMMQISVGTSKSNLARARIILKEKIEASQVMGVAQSY, from the coding sequence TTGAGTTTAGAACAACTCATACATAACTGTAAAAAAAAGGATATAAAAGCGCAGGAACAATTGTATAGGCTGTATGCCAATAAATTGTTCGCTGTTTGCTTAAAATATTCCAATAGCTACCAGCAGGCTGAAGACAACCTGCAGGATGGCTTTATTATAATATTCAGTAAAATCAAACAGTACCAAGACAAAGGTTCGTTTGAAGGTTGGATGAAACGTGTAATGATCAATAACACCCTCCAGAAATACAGAAAACAGACTGTTTTTGAACTTGTAAACGAAGAACAATTAAAAGAACCGGAAGTTGAAATTGATGATGAACTAGTATCTGTAGATTATTTATTGAAGATTATACAGGAGTTGCCAGATAGGTATCGGCAAGTTTTTAATTTTTATGCATTGGATGGATATTCCCACAAGGAGATAGCCGAGATGATGCAAATATCGGTAGGTACGTCCAAATCTAATTTGGCAAGAGCAAGAATTATACTAAAAGAAAAGATTGAGGCCAGCCAAGTTATGGGAGTGGCACAATCTTATTAA